DNA from Daucus carota subsp. sativus chromosome 1, DH1 v3.0, whole genome shotgun sequence:
TGAATTTTTGCTGTTATGATTCATCAAATCTACAGTTATTAATTGGAAGATATTCTGTTGTAAatcattaaattaaattgagaaGTAAATTCCCTTTACTTATTATCTGTATGcctaaatgatatttttatattcatattgaATACACACTGACATGTTTAAGTTGTTTTAATGTTTACAGGGGTCATGGACTGCAAGTTCCATCCAAGGCAGCCCTGGCTTTTCACAGCCGGTGCTGATTCTGTTATCAAGCTTTTCTGTCATTGAGAAGCCTGCAAGCCACCAATGTATTTCTATACAGGAGATTCAAAATTTTGCAAATCGAGTTGTCCAAACTCAGGAGTTGCTGACACCTCAAAAACATCCAACAGGTCACGCGCGGTATGTCTAATTGTGTGCTGATGCTAGTTTGACCTAGCTGGGAGTTCTGGATTAATTGTTACCATACCTCAGATGTAGAATTATGTACGCCACAGTATATTGTATGGTATGCAAGCTACTAtactttgtttattttatttcaaaggTATTTATAAGTCCAGCGGTTTTGTTACTACTTATTATGGATATGGGTTTTGTAAAAGATAAGTTAAAAGCCATTACCCTCCAGGATAAGACCACATAACTTGAAGTGGTCAAGATGAGCCCTAGTTACACAAAATTTGCATGTGAGGATTTTTAATTTACTCGAGTCATGATAAATTTTAGTGAATTGAATGGTCAagtaaaacatatcaaattctCAGAGTTCATTTGAATTCATTTcataatttgattattattgtaATTAATATTTAGTTGATAGTTGATTGAAACCGAACCTTCCAAATAATAGTTCTGCTAGATGGTATTCAGATTAATGGCAGTCCTTTCTTTATATTcttcatttcatttttaatttcttttcaagTCAATAATTAACTCACTCTTGTTTTAAGTGAATGAAGCGTGGTAATTTTGTTGTGAGAACTGAGAATTGAAAATGAGTCTGCTTTGGCAATTTCTGGTAGGTACTGATGAGAACCTATCTTGTTAAGTTACCAGTACCAAGAAATCTCGAAGCATCAGAGAAATGAAATCCAACTATATTATTTGTCTTATTTTACAtatccattttgacttttgatagCTAAATTGACCGTAACTTGATCGAAATTtacatgtatcatataatttagaaaaataacaaaaactaTAACATTAGAGTATATTTATTctagtttaatatataattttcagaatttaaaaataatgaatagataATTTATACTCTGATGTTcaatcaaaaattggtcaatttgactccttaaaaatcaaaatgaacatgtaaaaaaTGACggagaaattatattttaatcctctctctctcactttAATCAACGAATCAATCCGTGGGGCTAAATGTATGAGTAAATTAAGCAAGGGTGGTGACCTCTCTACTCTAATAACATGttaaattaatatcttttcAAAACTCCAGAGATGTTAGGATTTGATTTAATTGGTTCATATTATACCGCCAAATTTCATGAAGAATTTTTTATGGGAAAACTCGAAAACTATATATGCTTGGGGTACATATTATGCTTGGGGTACATATATGGTGTTGGAGATTTTGAATAAGACAGTAGTCTCCGTCTATGTTACATTGCACTCTATAATTTGGggtataaaactatatttaacTCCTGCACGACCTTCATCCTAAAGGACAATAGTTATTGAAGCAAGCTTCACTGATCACTCCTCAACAAAGGGTTCACAGAAGGTTTTTTTTGTAGCATTTGTCGTGAAATCATCAGGCTGAGGAGCATAATATCGACCTAAATTTCATGCTTAAATGTTGTCTTTTAGCGTTCATCTTATGCACATCCTTTCAGCTAAACTTGTCATTTACCCTTTGTATTCTGCTAATTCTGTTCTAATCAAAGAGAACACGTTTAATTAAACCAACAgcagaaaaatatgaaaatgcaTTGTAGTTCCCACAATGTTGCCGCAGCCATCTTCATATCGACGAGCTTTGTACACTCCAAACACCTACTATAAGTACTGCAACATTTAGGTTCGTATCAGATATCCACGAAAGCAGTAAACAAGAAGTGACTACTATCAATTCATGGCAATGTTGAACCGTTTCTTCTTACTGGTAGCCTGTTTTGCGGTGATTGAGATAATAATGGCCGGTGATCCGGACATCCTGACTGATTTCATAGTCCCATCAAACGTGACCTCAGTTAACAGCAgcttgtttacgttcactggcTTCAGGGCACTTCTTGGTGGAGAAAGCCCCCCTGCTTTTAAGGTCTTGAAAGCAAGCATGGCTGAGTTCCCGGCTCTCAATGGCCAGAGTGTGTCGTATGCTGCTCTCCAGTTCCCTGCAGGCGCCACGAATCCTCCCCACACTCACCCTCGGGCATCTGAGCTTCTCTTCGTGGTCGATGGAACTCTGGAAGTCGGCCTAATTGACACGAGCAACAAGCTTTACACTCAAACCCTTCAAACTGGTGACTTGTTTGTGTTTCCTAAAGGGCTTGTTCACTTTCAGTTCAATGCTGATGCAAAGAAGTCTGCTTTGGCGATTTCTGCATTCGGGAGTAGTAGTGCAGGAACTGTTTCGATTCCAAGCACAGTGTTCGCCACTGGGATTGATGATAACATCTTGGCTCTTTCGTTCAAGACTGATGTGGCAACAATTCAGAAGATCAAGGCCGGTCTCGTCCCTAAGCCTTGAAGAGTTAACATCTACCGATTTATTGTATTGAATAAAAATTCTTTCATGATGTACTTGCATTCTTGAACCTATTTGTGGtacttcttataattttttcttacaAATTACAAGCACTTTCCCCTGTCCGATTCATCATTCATTAGGTTCTTTTCTCTATGTTATCTGTTACAACGTACCCAAAAAGTTGTTAGTTGACAATATTTGATTGGCTTTACTCACATTATAATAATGGGCTTGCACAGAAACCACCCAATTAAAATCAGCAATTTGTTTGTCACGTCattggggaaaaaaaaaattgggacaAGATTTGGGATACGTAGCAATACTCGTCACAAAAGGGATGTAGGAGATTATATACATTGCTGATATCCTAAGCATCTTCTTAGCTGCAATTGTCTGATATACTTGCCAGTAACTTTAGTGAGGAATGCAATAGATAATATATATTGCTCTTTTTGTTAGATTTAGGATAACTGCCTTGACATGACTGGGCAGTTGGGTCTTAATCACACGGTCTATTTATGCTCCAGAAAACTGATTCTGGTTTTCTAACATAGATGTTGTGTTTGGCTGGGCAAAAACAAGGTATGAATGTTTATAATTTCATTCAGGCCTCTAATCTATCCAGTGTTCACATCCATCCATCTGTGATCCAAGAAGTCCCAGCTTCTCCATCCTACTCGTTTTCATCATTAGAAATTGAACTAGGAGAAGAGACTCGTTATTTTGAGGAGAAAATTGACGAAAAAAGACCCACATGAAAAACGTTGGATAACAAGAAAGGCATTTGCAAGatgacatatattattatattaaaatcgaGTATTTCTCATGATCATATTCAAAATTGAAGATATCGGGCTTGAATTGTGGCTATAGTAATGATCAATGGACTGGTTCGTGAACAGCTCGTTTCGTGAACCGAGATTTTATCGAGCCGAACTCaaacttgttcgcgaacagcccTAATGATCATGTTTGCAGTTGCATGTTCACTCCATTTGtattattattagattttaattaatatctttaactgattgaaaaaaaataattttcgagaGTTTTTCATCTTCCTGGATGGATTTCAAAAACTATCTTGCTCAAATTTGTGTGCTTTATTGAGTTTCCGTTCTGCATCAGATATTGCATTTTTATCACTCTCCCCTCCTACCACTGTATATTCTCCTAAATCACAATTTTCCATTACATTTGTTTcattcttaaaattaaaattacaaactgAAGGCTAGGTGGGGAGATTCTGAGGATTTATGTTTCCATTTAACAAATGTAAAGGCTTAACGGTCAATATCTTAATAACCCCACGTTAACTTAATTCACTAAACGTAATGAAtgacaaaattattattctttatcACTGTTTGACATGATCAATCATTGACACCAAAACTTtcgggccgtttgggttagtttAAAAGAATCGACTTCTTGCTTGAGTAAAGAACTCGAGCGgaagtgaaaaataaattaataactataagttgttaaagtgtttggaaaagtagTAGAAGTTGTAAAGAGAAGTTAGCATTTTCAACTTCCAACTTCTTTCTCACGACTTATTAAAATTACTTcttacttttttacacaaatgggTCAAGAATTACTGAAGCAAGAAGTAGCTCCCGCTTCTCTCCCCCAAACAGGGGCTTGATTTACACACCGCCATCAAGAAATTATAGACATCTAACATGAGTAAGCCGGTTACTTATTCTTAAAGAAGATATTTCTGTACATAAGAAAAACAAAGGGAGCAGCTAATCTGCAACGTATGATAATACCAAATGGAATATAAACTATATCTTCAACATATTCTCATAGGTTTTGGCACAGCTGTAGCAACACAACATCAATAACAAAGTTAAAACATTGTAGTCCACATTCCACAATGAGAAGTGTTCCAGGTGCAACAACAACTAGAGTCCAAGGATCAAGATCATAATTCCATACTATAAATACTTGCCTCTTGTGGGTTTCTAGTCAACATCAAGGAAAAGAAACCAAAAGTTCACTTTAAGTGTAGACTACATACACCATGGGATCATCACCAAGATCATTTCTCTGCTGGTTCTTTTTCTTGGTGGCTTCTTTCTCTGTCGTCGAGATCACAATGGCTGGTGATCCAGATATCCTCACCGACTTCATAGTCCCATCCAACGTAACCTCGATTGATGGGAACTTCTTTACATTCACTGGCTTCAGGGTACTTGTTGGTGCACAAACTCCACCTGCTTTTAAGGTCTTGAAAGCAAGCATGGCCGAATTTCCAGCGCTCAATGGTCAGAGTGTTTCGTATGCTGCTCTTCAGTTCCCTGCTGGCACGACAAACCCTCCTCACACTCACCCTCGTGCATCTGAGCTTCTTTTCGTCCTTGATGGGACTCTGGAAGTTGGCCTTATTGACACGACTAACAAGCTCTACACTCAGACCCTGCAGACTGGTGACTTGTTTGTTTTTCCCAAAGGACTTGTTCACTTCCAGTTTAATGCGGATGCACAGAAGCCTGTTCTAGCAGTTTCTGCATTCGGGAGCAGTAGTGCAGGAACTGTCTCAATTCCAAGCACTGTGTTTGCCACAGGGATCGACGACAACATCTTGGCTCTCTCTTTTAAAACTGACGTTGCCACAATTCAGAAAATCAAAGCCGGTCTTGTTCCAAAGCCTTGAAAAATAAGCTTCATTCTCAAATTGTATTGAATAAACATTCTTCGCGCAAGTTCTGACTTGTTAGTGAAAATCAACAATATTTCACAACATTATCATAATTATCTGAATTCAAATTCTACTCGGGCTGTTAAATTAAGGAATATCTCATTTACTTCTTTGGGCAATTCTCTAAGGTGGGAATAGGATAACAGTAATTTCCTACACTTCTGATCCTCCACAATTCCATTAACCCCCCCGCCCCCAAATCATGATTGCTATTCGTAGTTTCCAATTTTGCAAGAACCTTCATACAAATTTATCCGGTAGTGAAACATAATCTATAATTTTGTTCATTGTATATTCCTACCACGAGAATAGAAACCAGAGTCATTTGAAATTTGCAGAAAAAG
Protein-coding regions in this window:
- the LOC108220196 gene encoding putative germin-like protein 9-2; protein product: MAMLNRFFLLVACFAVIEIIMAGDPDILTDFIVPSNVTSVNSSLFTFTGFRALLGGESPPAFKVLKASMAEFPALNGQSVSYAALQFPAGATNPPHTHPRASELLFVVDGTLEVGLIDTSNKLYTQTLQTGDLFVFPKGLVHFQFNADAKKSALAISAFGSSSAGTVSIPSTVFATGIDDNILALSFKTDVATIQKIKAGLVPKP
- the LOC108193361 gene encoding germin-like protein 9-3 → MGSSPRSFLCWFFFLVASFSVVEITMAGDPDILTDFIVPSNVTSIDGNFFTFTGFRVLVGAQTPPAFKVLKASMAEFPALNGQSVSYAALQFPAGTTNPPHTHPRASELLFVLDGTLEVGLIDTTNKLYTQTLQTGDLFVFPKGLVHFQFNADAQKPVLAVSAFGSSSAGTVSIPSTVFATGIDDNILALSFKTDVATIQKIKAGLVPKP